The DNA sequence AAACGCCGGAGCGGCGAAAAGATCAAGATCGAAAGTGAGTTTCCACTTCGGCTCTACACCCCGACGCAGCTCAAGCGATTGTTCAAGAAAGTCAGCGACCGCTGGGAACTCGCCGAGTCCTACGACTTTGCCTACGACATCGACGATCCCCTCCCCTTCGACAAAGAACTTCTCGAAGGCCTCTTCATCCTCCGCCGCAAGTAGTCACTAGCGGCTAGCAACTAGCTTCTAGCCGCTAGCTTCTAGCAACTCTCTCCCTCCCTACTCACCTTCGGAAATGGTTTCAGCAGCCGCGGTCGCGAGCACCCGGTGCACCAAGCTCGTCGGATGAATGACATCCCAGTAGAAATAGCTAGCTCCTTCCGCCGGCGTGATCAACCCCGCACCAATATGATCGAGTGCCGCGTCGTCGGTATTCGTCAGCCCAAACCACTGCGGGAACACAACTCCGAGCAACGTCAGGTTAAACGTATCGAGTCGATGAATTTCAATTTGAAGTTCGGACTCGAGTGAATTCAGGCGACGATGGAGCAGAGAATTGAAACGCCACGACATGAAATTCATCACCAGCCGCTCGAGCCCACCGTCAATCGCCGGCGTTTCGCCCAGCGGTGGTAGGGACGGAATGAGGAACTCGTCGGCGCCAGCGGCAACCAAGTCGCGGACGTGTTGTTCAATATGATTGACCGCCGACGACGGTGACTGAAAATTCAGCAAGTCATTCGACCCGGCCCAGACGATCGTCAGTTGATTCGGGGACGGCGGCAACAGCGACAAGTACGTTTGAATCTGGACGCCAACGGTCGGGATCAAGGTTCCCGGAGGTGCGTCGAAGATGCCTTCCGGTGGTGCTTTGAACCCAAATCCGGTGCTCGCTCCTCCGACGGCGAAATTCAAAACCTGTGGGGGAGCAAACTGCAAATCAGATTGGAGGAAATCGATCCAGTTCGGGCCGTCACAAAAGCGGCCTTGATAGTAAGGAAAACCGGCAGCGCCGCCAGGCGGGATTCCAGTAGCGGCAAAGCTGTTGCCGGTATCACTCAAGCTATCGCCAAAGACCACCAATTGTGAGTAAGGCGACTGTGCGGAAACCGCAACCGTAGATAGGCAGACCACCAGTCCGCATAACAAGGATCGAATCATTCGAGTACCCCAAGAAGTTGATGTCAAAAACAAAGACATCTGAAAGGGTATCGCCAAGCCCCTCTTGGCTAACCCCAAA is a window from the Roseiconus lacunae genome containing:
- a CDS encoding SGNH/GDSL hydrolase family protein is translated as MIRSLLCGLVVCLSTVAVSAQSPYSQLVVFGDSLSDTGNSFAATGIPPGGAAGFPYYQGRFCDGPNWIDFLQSDLQFAPPQVLNFAVGGASTGFGFKAPPEGIFDAPPGTLIPTVGVQIQTYLSLLPPSPNQLTIVWAGSNDLLNFQSPSSAVNHIEQHVRDLVAAGADEFLIPSLPPLGETPAIDGGLERLVMNFMSWRFNSLLHRRLNSLESELQIEIHRLDTFNLTLLGVVFPQWFGLTNTDDAALDHIGAGLITPAEGASYFYWDVIHPTSLVHRVLATAAAETISEGE